A genomic segment from Yimella sp. cx-51 encodes:
- a CDS encoding adenine phosphoribosyltransferase: MSDVEQVLLAHVHDIPDFPKPGVLFKDLNPLFADAAAFARVLTDIAERWQGQIDLVGGIEARGLIVGAPLAQVMQVGFLPVRKAGKLPGDTISQSYDLEYGQATIEVPAQSCAGRRVLLVDDVLATGGTATAAAQLLERAGATIVGVEFLLEIAALDGRRHLKGRQISVVASV; encoded by the coding sequence ATGAGCGACGTCGAGCAGGTGCTGTTAGCGCACGTGCACGACATCCCCGACTTCCCGAAGCCGGGTGTGCTCTTCAAGGATCTCAACCCGCTGTTCGCCGATGCGGCAGCATTCGCGAGGGTGCTCACCGACATCGCCGAGCGCTGGCAGGGCCAGATCGATCTGGTCGGTGGCATCGAGGCCCGTGGGTTGATCGTCGGTGCACCGCTGGCACAGGTGATGCAGGTGGGATTCCTGCCGGTGCGTAAGGCCGGCAAGCTTCCCGGCGATACCATCAGCCAGTCCTACGACCTCGAATACGGCCAGGCCACCATCGAGGTGCCGGCGCAGTCGTGCGCGGGCCGGCGCGTGCTCCTGGTCGACGACGTCCTCGCCACCGGTGGCACCGCCACCGCTGCCGCGCAATTGTTGGAGCGAGCCGGCGCAACCATCGTCGGGGTCGAGTTCCTGCTCGAGATCGCTGCACTGGACGGCCGCCGCCACCTCAAGGGCCGTCAGATCAGCGTCGTCGCTTCCGTCTGA